A genomic stretch from Chitinophaga agri includes:
- a CDS encoding DDE-type integrase/transposase/recombinase has product MRILDAQYFLTPFYGERRLMALLRLKGYNINRNRIRRLMKLVNWNTLFQEPNTSKPDKSHKIYPYLLKGWILIKLTRWNCDITYIPMKKGFMYLCAIIDVHTRYVVNWGISNTMNAEWCRDMHMLVL; this is encoded by the coding sequence ATGCGCATTCTTGACGCGCAATACTTTCTGACACCTTTCTATGGGGAACGTCGATTAATGGCTTTATTGCGTCTAAAAGGATATAATATTAACAGAAACAGAATAAGGCGTCTAATGAAATTGGTAAACTGGAACACACTATTTCAGGAACCCAACACGAGTAAGCCGGATAAATCTCACAAAATATACCCTTATTTGCTCAAGGGCTGGATATTAATAAAGTTAACCAGGTGGAACTGCGACATTACATATATTCCAATGAAAAAGGGTTTCATGTATTTATGCGCCATTATTGATGTACATACCCGCTACGTAGTTAACTGGGGCATAAGTAATACCATGAATGCTGAGTGGTGTCGAGATATGCATATGCTGGTATTGTGA
- a CDS encoding SRPBCC domain-containing protein — protein sequence MKDYKKHFIVPAPPEDLYKALTNPYTIRLWTGEPAEMSTEPGTEFSLWDESIVGMNLEFEENRKIVQEWYFGDQPEDSIVTIILHPNKKGTDVELRHTNIPDEAYDDIVGGWNESYFGALIDFYTGE from the coding sequence ATGAAAGATTACAAAAAGCATTTCATCGTTCCGGCTCCCCCGGAAGATCTGTATAAAGCACTGACGAATCCTTACACCATCCGCCTCTGGACCGGCGAACCGGCTGAGATGTCTACCGAGCCAGGTACGGAGTTCTCCCTCTGGGACGAGAGTATCGTAGGGATGAACCTGGAATTTGAGGAAAATAGGAAGATCGTGCAGGAATGGTATTTCGGCGACCAGCCGGAAGATTCCATCGTCACTATCATCCTGCATCCAAATAAGAAGGGTACTGACGTAGAGCTCAGGCATACCAACATCCCTGACGAGGCGTATGACGACATCGTAGGGGGATGGAATGAAAGCTACTTCGGTGCGTTGATCGATTTTTATACCGGAGAATAA
- a CDS encoding LysR family transcriptional regulator, translated as MLSTRHLVFMEVARERSFSKASEVLFISQPAVSSHIKSLEELYQTKLFERKGLQIELTEAGQLLYKRLLTVKMIQQETEFDISVMKDKLQATGVLNLGASTTAALYILPRVMSAFNQEYPRVEISLLNRNSEIVLDALLNKEINIGVTEEKGKLTNVTYQPFLKDQIVAVCSHNNPLVRKKEYPLKEILNMPLAIRERGSGTLEAIKEGLKKSRIGLDDLKINVRLGGTEALKNFLVESGCVGFLSTRSIVKELQLGELAVLQFEGLRIERSFYFIQRKGETSELNKRFIKLAKSIYN; from the coding sequence ATGTTATCGACCCGACATCTGGTATTTATGGAAGTAGCGCGGGAACGGAGTTTCTCGAAAGCGAGCGAAGTACTGTTCATCTCACAGCCAGCGGTGAGCAGTCATATTAAGAGCCTGGAGGAGCTGTATCAGACTAAATTGTTTGAGCGGAAAGGCTTGCAGATAGAACTCACGGAAGCGGGGCAACTGCTATACAAGCGGTTGTTGACAGTGAAGATGATCCAGCAGGAAACGGAATTTGATATTTCGGTGATGAAGGACAAGTTACAGGCCACGGGTGTGCTGAATCTGGGTGCCAGCACGACTGCCGCGTTATATATACTGCCCAGGGTGATGTCCGCTTTCAACCAGGAATATCCCCGCGTAGAGATCTCTTTATTGAACAGGAACAGTGAAATTGTGCTGGATGCCCTGCTGAACAAAGAGATCAACATTGGTGTGACGGAAGAGAAAGGCAAGCTGACTAATGTGACCTACCAGCCATTCCTGAAGGACCAGATCGTAGCGGTATGCAGCCACAATAATCCGCTGGTGAGGAAAAAGGAATACCCGTTAAAAGAGATCCTGAACATGCCCTTAGCGATCAGGGAAAGGGGTAGCGGCACGCTGGAAGCGATCAAGGAGGGGCTTAAAAAAAGCAGGATCGGGCTGGACGATTTAAAGATCAATGTCCGGCTGGGCGGAACAGAAGCACTGAAGAATTTCCTGGTAGAATCGGGTTGTGTGGGCTTCCTGTCTACCCGGTCGATCGTCAAGGAATTACAGCTTGGAGAACTGGCTGTGCTGCAATTTGAAGGGCTGCGTATAGAACGTAGTTTTTATTTCATCCAAAGAAAGGGAGAAACCAGCGAACTCAATAAAAGATTCATCAAATTAGCAAAATCCATCTATAACTAA
- a CDS encoding integrase core domain-containing protein: MKYGKPEIFNTNQGSQFTSEVFTGLLKEHEIKISMDGKGRALDNVWIERLWRSVKYEHIYLNVHEDGLSLYQGLKRYFNFYNRTRVHQSLDYSTPREAYMAKAA, encoded by the coding sequence GTGAAATATGGCAAGCCAGAAATATTTAATACCAATCAGGGCAGCCAGTTTACCAGCGAAGTGTTTACCGGCTTATTGAAAGAACATGAAATCAAAATAAGCATGGACGGGAAAGGTCGGGCGCTGGATAATGTATGGATCGAACGACTGTGGAGAAGTGTTAAATATGAGCACATTTACCTGAACGTACACGAAGATGGTCTTTCACTCTATCAAGGACTGAAAAGATATTTTAATTTTTATAATCGTACTCGTGTACATCAATCATTGGATTATTCAACCCCAAGAGAAGCATATATGGCGAAAGCCGCATAA
- a CDS encoding transposase → MTKQSRRKFTGDFKAKVVMEALKERSTVEELAKKYDLHPTQINTWKREAAGKLASAFDS, encoded by the coding sequence ATGACAAAGCAAAGCAGAAGAAAATTCACTGGAGACTTCAAGGCGAAGGTAGTCATGGAAGCCTTAAAAGAGCGTAGCACAGTTGAAGAACTAGCTAAGAAGTATGATTTGCATCCTACGCAAATCAATACATGGAAACGCGAGGCGGCAGGCAAACTAGCCAGCGCGTTTGATTCGTAA